The proteins below come from a single Sander vitreus isolate 19-12246 chromosome 15, sanVit1, whole genome shotgun sequence genomic window:
- the glis2b gene encoding zinc finger protein GLIS2b → MLSLDEPLDLKLPRRANGRDRGVRSPPLSPLHPKRTRQLRMADDGTAVIEPASPASPHTGVQVVPHDRTDTPTPTPTPPAVDLSMSPSSRHTPSSPEMTNGNYIPSGNSHISQAFQFFMPIGAGAGLHLPSSMFIGQMSDKRASPDLSADEQLACHWKKCHLLFDSLQDLVDHVNDFHVKPEKDSGYCCHWEGCARKGRGFNARYKMLIHIRTHTNEKPHRCPTCNKSFSRLENLKIHNRSHTGEKPYICPYEGCNKRYSNSSDRFKHTRTHYVDKPYYCKMVGCLKRYTDPSSLRKHIKAHGHFVAQEQGSPGGVGSLLRGSQSGVLSGEGGKDSALSYVSAAHIIIPGAAAALMGGHALQGLGGALPVSPLSPRPLDLSTLGCPGSPPGSLGGTPILSFNGSPLGLAKSHLLSQAFPSSALGLPMMPVLGASSEHRAHSQQAKKGRGEEAENEVTGRVLNLSTGSHDPLSWVVIPPGTVVLKPAVVN, encoded by the exons ATGCTGTCCCTGGACGAGCCCCTGGACCTGAAGCTCCCTCGGCGGGCCAATGGACGGGACAGAGGGGTGcgctctccccccctctctccgcTGCACCCCAAGCGAACCCGCCAGCTCCGCATGGCAGATGATGGCACCGCAGTCATAGAGCCCGCCTCGCCAGCATCTCCGCACACAG GTGTGCAGGTGGTCCCTCATGATCGGACagacacccccacccccacccccaccccccctgcAGTGGACCTGAGCATGTCTCCCTCCTCCCGCCACACCCCCAGCTCTCCAGAAATGACCAACGGCAACTACATCCCTTCAGGG AATTCTCACATTTCACAGGCTTTTCAGTTTTTCATGCCAATCGGAGCTGGGGCGGGACTTCACCTGCCATCCTCCATGTTCATTGGCCAGATGAGCGACAAGAGAGCCTCTCCTGACCTCTCAGCGGATGAACAACTGGCCTGCCATTGGAAGAAG TGTCATCTGCTCTTTGACTCCCTACAAGACCTGGTGGACCATGTCAACGACTTCCATGTGAAGCCTGAGAAGGATTCTGGGTACTGCTGCCACTGGGAGGGCTGTGCTCGCAAAGGGAGGGGTTTTAATGCTCG GTACAAGATGCTCATCCACATCCGCACTCACACTAACGAGAAGCCCCATCGCTGTCCCACCTGCAACAAGAGCTTCTCACGCCTGGAGAACCTCAAGATACACAACCGGTCACACACAG GTGAAAAGCCCTACATTTGTCCTTACGAGGGTTGTAACAAGCGCTACTCCAACTCCAGCGACCGTTttaagcacacacgcacacactatgTGGACAAACCCTACTACTGCAAGATGGTGGGCTGCCTGAAGCGCTACACAGACCCCAGCTCTCTCCGCAAGCACATCAAGGCCCACGGCCACTTTGTGGCTCAGGAGCAGGGCTCTCCAGGTGGGGTGGGCTCCCTGCTGAGAGGGAGTCAAAGTGGAGTGCTTTCTGGCGAAGGGGGGAAGGATTCTGCGCTGTCCTATGTGAGTGCAGCCCACATTATTATCCCAGGGGCAGCGGCTGCTCTCATGGGAGGCCATGCTTTGCAGGGTCTGGGTGGTGCCCTACCTGTGTCCCCCCTCAGTCCTCGGCCCCTGGACCTCAGCACACTCGGTTGCCCCGGCTCACCTCCAGGCAGCCTGGGAGGTACACCCATCCTGTCCTTCAACGGATCACCGCTGGGCCTGGCCAAGTCCCATCTGCTCTCCCAGGCATTCCCCTCTTCAGCTCTGGGCCTCCCAATGATGCCTGTGCTGGGGGCCTCGTCTGAGCACAGGGCCCACAGCCAACAGGCCAAGAAGGGCCGGGGGGAGGAGGCCGAGAACGAGGTGACTGGGAGGGTCCTGAACCTCTCCACGGGATCCCATGATCCCCTGTCCTGGGTAGTCATCCCCCCAGGCACCGTGGTGCTCAAACCAGCTGTGGTcaactga